A window from Chiroxiphia lanceolata isolate bChiLan1 chromosome 3, bChiLan1.pri, whole genome shotgun sequence encodes these proteins:
- the SERINC1 gene encoding serine incorporator 1: MGGVLGLCSLASWIPCLCGSAPCLLCRCCPSGNNSTITRLIYAFFLLLGVSVACVMLIPGMEEQLKKIPGFCDGGMGTSIPGVHGHVNCDVLVGYKAVYRVCFGMAMFFLLFSLLMIKVKSSNDPRAAVHNGFWFFKFATALAISVGAFFIPEGPFTTVWFYVGMAGAFCFILIQLVLLIDFAHSWNESWVEKMEEGNSRCWYAALLSATAVNYLLSLVAIVLFYVYYTHPEGCSENKTFISVNMLLCIGASVMSILPRIQESQPRSGLLQSSVITVYTMYLTWSAMTNEPDRRCNPSLLSIIGYNSTSTPTQGQVVQWWDAQGIVGLVLFLLCVLYSSIRTSNNSQVNKLMLTSDESTLIEDGMPRSDGSLDDGDDVHRAIDNERDGVTYSYSFFHFMLFLASLYIMMTLTNWYSPDSTYETMTSKWPSVWVKISSSWIGIVLYVWTLVAPLVLTNRDFD, translated from the exons ATGGGCGGCGTCCTGGGCCTCTGCTCCCTGGCGAGCTGG ATACCGTGCTTGTGTGGAAGTGCCCCGTGCCTGCTCTGCCGATGCTGCCCCAGTGGAAACAACTCCACCATAACTCGACTGATCTATGccttctttttgcttcttgGCGTGAGCGTTGCCTGTGTGATGTTAATACCAGGCatggaagagcagctgaagaaG ATTCCTGGATTTTGTGATGGGGGGATGGGAACAAGTATTCCTGGTGTGCACGGCCACGTGAATTGCGATGTTCTTGTTGGTTACAAAGCCGTGTACCGTGTGTGCTTTGGCATGGCCatgttcttcctcctcttctccttgcTGATGATCAAAGTGAAGAGCAGCAATGACCCAAGGGCAGCGGTTCATAACGG ATTCTGGTTCTTTAAATTTGCAACAGCACTTGCAATTAGTGTTGGAGCTTTCTTCATACCAGAGGGACCGTTTACAACTG TGTGGTTTTATGTAGGTATGGCTGGAGCATTCTGCTTTATTCTTATTCAGCTGGTCTTGCTCATTGACTTTGCCCACTCCTGGAATGAATCTTGGGTTGAAAAAATGGAGGAAGGAAACTCAAGATGCTGGTATGCAG ctctgctgtcagctaCTGCTGTCAACTACCTGCTGTCTCTTGTAGCTATCGTCTTGTTTTATGTTTATTACACTCATCCAGAAGGTTGTTCTGAAAACAAGACATTCATCAGTGTTAATATGCTGCTGTGCATTGGTGCTTCTGTAATGTCAATTCTACCAAGGATTCAG GAATCTCAGCCAAGGTCTGGTTTGCTGCAGTCTTCAGTGATCACAGTTTATACAATGTATTTGACTTGGTCAGCTATGACCAATGAACCAG ATAGGCGCTGTAACCCAAGTTTGCTGAGCATCATTGGTTACAACAGCACCAGCACTCCAACCCAAGGTCAGGTGGTGCAGTGGTGGGATGCACAAGGAATTGTAggactggttttgtttttgctatGTGTTCTCTATTCAAG CATCCGAACATCCAACAACAGCCAAGTTAACAAACTGATGCTGACCAGTGATGAATCAACACTGATAGAAGATGGAATGCCCAGGAGTGATGGCTCCCTTGATGATGGAGATGATGTTCACCGAGCCATAGATAATGAAAGAGATGGAGTTACTTACAGTTACTCCTTCTTTCACTTCATGCTTTTCCTGGCATCACTGTATATTATGATGACACTTACCAACTGGTACAG